Proteins from one Desulfonauticus submarinus genomic window:
- a CDS encoding methyl-accepting chemotaxis protein, protein MNKNITIKTKLIGGFIIIGLIVLIVGLVGLRGSLVLSDKVAELSKIEMVKIEKLLKIKVEFEQGRNVIDALLNPELSFQERNALWDKLAQIRKNYTQYKKIYANLPRSKEEDKEWKKFLVSLKAWKEVDDRYFALAKEIQKSGITNPIEFWAVLEKYKGYHFRILEKIYKMFIDKRVFAGSVKVDDCIFTSWLDKLQVDNKSLKRDIQDLKECHKCFHNLLVKIKELFSQKKIKEAKDILQWQLYPKSNDMFLCFERLISTGSVIKNKYDKMVKMNKGVVLDKQRKTFFHLEKLLNIVSKNAELKVREAENISKEVVWYCILGMSGGVILALGLGLLLTRMIIGPLRKTVDFAQEVARGNLDAKLEFDRNDEIGNLVKAINQMLVSLREKILEAKHKTEEAESEKIKATKALAEAEEARRQAEMAKKQGMQEAASKIHKLLETLTLASDNLSSQVEQTVKGTRFQQESLEEIATAMEEMNASVLEIAKNSSGVAASSEQAQARAKEGESLVGEMADKVQLVQQKAKETKVSIDELGRRVEKIGSIITVIEDIADQTNLLALNAAIEAARAGDVGRGFAVVADEVRKLAEKTMSATKEVAEVIANIQTQTKESINSVDRVAKTIENTTVLAKDSGQALKEIVDFAQRVASQIQAIATATEEQSATSEEVSRSIEDVNRIAGETSEVMQHAFKNLKQVSELIDELEAIVQSMRQE, encoded by the coding sequence GTGAATAAAAACATAACCATTAAGACAAAATTGATTGGTGGTTTTATTATTATAGGGTTGATTGTGTTAATCGTTGGATTAGTTGGCTTGCGAGGAAGCTTGGTGCTATCTGATAAAGTGGCAGAATTAAGTAAAATAGAAATGGTAAAAATTGAGAAATTACTTAAAATTAAAGTGGAATTTGAGCAAGGAAGGAATGTTATAGATGCATTATTAAATCCGGAACTAAGTTTTCAAGAAAGAAATGCACTTTGGGATAAATTGGCTCAAATTAGAAAAAATTATACCCAGTATAAAAAGATATATGCTAATTTACCTAGAAGTAAGGAAGAAGACAAAGAATGGAAAAAATTTTTAGTTAGCTTAAAAGCGTGGAAGGAGGTAGATGATAGATATTTTGCATTGGCAAAAGAAATACAGAAAAGTGGTATTACTAATCCGATAGAGTTTTGGGCAGTTTTAGAAAAGTATAAAGGATATCATTTTAGAATATTAGAAAAAATTTATAAAATGTTTATAGATAAAAGAGTTTTTGCTGGTAGTGTAAAAGTTGATGATTGTATATTTACATCTTGGCTAGACAAATTACAGGTGGATAATAAATCCTTAAAGAGGGATATTCAAGATTTAAAAGAATGTCATAAGTGTTTTCATAATTTATTAGTTAAGATTAAAGAGTTGTTTTCTCAAAAGAAAATTAAAGAAGCTAAGGATATTTTGCAGTGGCAACTATATCCAAAATCGAATGATATGTTTTTGTGTTTTGAAAGGTTAATTTCAACAGGCTCTGTTATAAAGAATAAATATGATAAAATGGTTAAAATGAATAAAGGAGTTGTTTTAGATAAACAAAGAAAAACTTTTTTTCATTTGGAGAAATTATTGAATATAGTTTCTAAAAATGCAGAGCTTAAGGTAAGAGAAGCAGAAAATATTTCAAAAGAGGTGGTATGGTATTGTATTCTTGGAATGAGTGGGGGTGTAATTTTGGCTTTAGGTTTAGGATTGTTGCTTACGCGTATGATAATTGGTCCTCTTAGGAAAACAGTTGATTTTGCTCAAGAGGTTGCTAGAGGCAATTTAGATGCTAAGTTAGAGTTTGATAGAAATGATGAAATTGGGAATTTAGTTAAAGCGATAAACCAGATGCTTGTTTCTTTGCGGGAAAAGATTTTAGAAGCAAAGCATAAAACTGAGGAAGCAGAGTCAGAGAAAATAAAGGCAACAAAAGCTTTAGCAGAAGCAGAAGAAGCAAGAAGACAGGCTGAAATGGCTAAAAAACAAGGGATGCAGGAAGCTGCTTCTAAAATTCATAAACTGTTAGAAACACTTACTCTTGCCTCGGATAATCTTAGTAGTCAGGTGGAGCAAACTGTTAAGGGAACGCGCTTTCAACAAGAAAGTTTAGAAGAGATTGCTACAGCTATGGAAGAAATGAATGCTTCTGTTTTGGAAATAGCAAAAAATTCCTCAGGAGTAGCTGCATCTTCTGAGCAAGCTCAGGCTAGAGCAAAAGAAGGAGAATCTCTTGTTGGAGAAATGGCAGATAAGGTCCAATTAGTTCAACAGAAAGCTAAAGAAACTAAAGTTAGCATTGATGAGCTTGGGCGTAGGGTAGAAAAAATAGGGTCTATTATTACAGTAATTGAAGATATTGCAGATCAAACTAATTTGTTGGCTTTAAATGCTGCAATTGAGGCAGCTAGGGCAGGAGATGTAGGAAGAGGTTTTGCTGTAGTAGCAGATGAGGTAAGAAAATTAGCAGAAAAAACAATGTCTGCCACGAAAGAGGTGGCTGAGGTAATTGCTAATATTCAGACTCAAACTAAGGAAAGTATTAATAGTGTTGATAGAGTAGCTAAAACAATAGAAAATACTACTGTTTTAGCTAAGGATTCAGGGCAGGCATTAAAAGAAATAGTTGACTTTGCCCAAAGAGTTGCAAGTCAAATTCAAGCTATTGCCACGGCTACAGAAGAACAATCTGCCACTAGTGAGGAAGTCAGTAGAAGCATTGAAGATGTGAATAGAATTGCAGGAGAAACTTCTGAGGTAATGCAACATGCTTTTAAAAATTTGAAACAGGTATCTGAACTTATTGATGAGTTAGAGGCTATTGTCCAGTCTATGCGGCAAGAGTAA